The Halomonas sp. 7T genome contains a region encoding:
- a CDS encoding type II secretion system F family protein: MAKRARRRQTPAIKLSRWKWIGKGPQNRTLSGEMIGRSKAEVTAELAKQNIDIRRISKKGSIGGNSRINPNDIMVFARQMATMIRAGIPLLQALQVVAESLKKPAMVALIQQMMSDVSSGSSFSDALRQHPKHFDRLFVNLVDAGEQAGALDQMLDRVATYKEKVESLKARVKKALWYPTAVMAIGIAVTMLLLVKVVPEFESMFQSFGAELPALTQMTVNLSELAQQYWLAAFGALVAAIFLLKQGIERSPNIAYRMHALLLRLPIIGDIMHKSAVARFSRTLATTFSSGVPLVEGLDTAAGATGNKVYERAVVQTRQDVATGQQLHFAMRMTNRFPALAVQMVSIGEEAGSLDAMLNRVADYYEEEVDNKVDALTSLMEPVIIVVLGLLVGGVVVSMYLPIFNLGSAL, encoded by the coding sequence ATGGCTAAACGTGCTCGTAGGCGCCAAACTCCCGCCATCAAATTATCGCGCTGGAAGTGGATAGGCAAAGGCCCCCAAAACAGAACGTTAAGCGGCGAAATGATCGGCCGCAGCAAAGCGGAAGTCACCGCCGAACTCGCCAAACAAAATATTGATATTCGGCGTATCAGTAAAAAAGGCAGCATTGGCGGCAACAGCCGCATCAACCCTAACGACATCATGGTGTTTGCCCGTCAAATGGCCACCATGATTCGAGCAGGCATCCCACTTTTACAAGCGCTGCAAGTAGTGGCTGAAAGCCTAAAAAAACCGGCCATGGTGGCCCTGATACAGCAAATGATGAGCGATGTGTCTTCTGGTTCTAGCTTCTCGGATGCGCTTCGCCAACACCCAAAACATTTTGATCGCCTGTTTGTTAACTTGGTAGATGCTGGTGAACAAGCAGGCGCCCTAGATCAAATGCTGGATCGCGTTGCCACCTATAAAGAGAAAGTAGAATCCTTAAAAGCACGTGTTAAAAAGGCGCTGTGGTATCCCACTGCGGTAATGGCGATTGGTATTGCGGTTACCATGCTGCTTCTGGTGAAAGTGGTACCTGAATTTGAAAGCATGTTTCAAAGCTTCGGGGCGGAACTACCTGCGCTTACGCAAATGACGGTAAATCTATCGGAGCTAGCGCAGCAGTATTGGTTGGCAGCATTTGGTGCGCTGGTAGCGGCCATATTCTTGCTTAAACAAGGCATTGAGCGCTCACCTAATATCGCTTACCGCATGCATGCATTACTACTTCGATTACCGATTATCGGCGACATCATGCACAAATCTGCGGTTGCGCGTTTTTCTCGCACATTGGCCACCACATTTTCTTCTGGTGTACCTCTGGTGGAAGGGTTAGACACAGCCGCCGGAGCAACCGGCAATAAGGTTTACGAACGCGCCGTGGTGCAAACCCGCCAAGACGTGGCGACGGGGCAGCAATTACATTTTGCGATGCGCATGACAAATCGTTTTCCAGCCCTGGCGGTTCAAATGGTCAGTATCGGTGAAGAGGCAGGCTCTTTAGATGCCATGCTGAATCGAGTGGCAGATTATTACGAAGAGGAAGTTGATAACAAAGTGGATGCACTCACATCGTTAATGGAACCCGTTATTATCGTTGTATTGGGTTTATTAGTCGGCGGTGTTGTCGTGTCCATGTACTTACCAATTTTCAATTTAGGCTCTGCGTTATAG
- the pilB gene encoding type IV-A pilus assembly ATPase PilB — MSKPSFESTLSHAAAHGGLRGIAQRLVKHGVLSDAQAATAQSTASDLEISLLQHVIESGLADPVAATVAAGWEYGLPVIDLEALRLTTLPPAADYPVKVLQSLNVLPLARHGHRLTVAVPYPATLTQLDELQFATGLSIEGVLAPVDQITVALNNYLAQNERGMLDELDGIDDAVSSLNIVQNSDGNEVPLEESSQSSEDAPIVKFVNKILLDAIRQRASDIHFEPYETLYRVRFRVDGMLIEVARPPFAMRHRIAARLKIMARLDISERRLPQDGAIKLKLSRTRSLDFRVNSLPTVYGEKLVLRILDPTAAQLGIEQLGFTDEQRALYEHTLKQPQGMILVTGPTGSGKTVSLYTGINILNKVERNICTAEDPVEIKVDGINQVNVLPKIGLDFASALRAFLRQDPDVVMVGEIRDLETADIAVKAAQTGHLVLSTVHTNSAAETLTRLANMGVSSFNIASAVSLIIAQRLARKLCHHCKEPIEVPRKALQKEGLNNEEINQATLYKAMGCKHCTQGYKGRIGIYEVVPITESMRQLIMRDANSLEIDQQARREGYPSLHRSGLLKVMQGITSLEEINRVSKE, encoded by the coding sequence ATGTCTAAACCCTCTTTTGAATCGACACTTAGCCACGCGGCAGCTCACGGCGGCCTGCGTGGCATTGCCCAGCGGTTGGTTAAACACGGTGTGTTAAGCGATGCACAAGCGGCCACCGCACAGTCGACGGCCTCTGATCTCGAAATTTCGCTGCTTCAACACGTTATTGAAAGCGGGCTGGCCGACCCTGTTGCAGCTACAGTAGCAGCGGGATGGGAGTACGGCCTTCCGGTTATCGACCTTGAGGCGCTGCGCCTTACTACGCTGCCACCCGCCGCCGATTACCCCGTTAAAGTATTGCAAAGCCTTAACGTACTGCCCCTGGCCCGCCATGGCCACCGCCTAACCGTCGCGGTGCCTTATCCAGCAACGCTTACCCAGCTAGATGAGCTCCAGTTTGCCACAGGATTAAGCATAGAAGGTGTGCTTGCCCCGGTGGATCAAATCACCGTTGCACTCAATAACTATCTCGCTCAGAACGAACGCGGCATGCTGGATGAGCTGGATGGCATTGACGACGCGGTGAGTTCGTTAAACATTGTACAAAACAGTGACGGCAACGAAGTTCCTCTTGAGGAATCGTCGCAGAGTAGCGAAGATGCGCCCATCGTTAAGTTTGTTAATAAGATTTTATTAGACGCCATTCGCCAAAGGGCCTCTGATATTCATTTCGAGCCTTATGAAACGCTCTACCGCGTCCGTTTTCGCGTTGATGGCATGCTGATTGAAGTTGCTAGACCGCCCTTTGCCATGCGCCACCGTATTGCGGCTCGCCTTAAAATTATGGCCCGGCTGGATATTTCGGAGCGCCGTCTACCCCAGGATGGCGCGATAAAACTCAAGCTCTCGCGAACGCGCTCTCTCGATTTCCGTGTTAACTCGCTACCTACGGTATACGGTGAAAAGCTGGTGCTGCGGATTTTAGACCCTACGGCGGCTCAGCTAGGCATTGAGCAGTTAGGTTTCACCGATGAGCAGCGCGCTCTGTATGAACATACGCTTAAACAGCCCCAGGGCATGATTTTGGTGACAGGGCCAACCGGCAGCGGTAAAACTGTTTCGCTTTATACGGGGATTAATATCCTTAATAAAGTAGAGCGCAATATTTGTACGGCTGAAGACCCCGTAGAAATTAAAGTAGATGGCATTAACCAGGTAAACGTTCTGCCCAAAATCGGCCTCGACTTTGCCAGCGCCCTACGCGCCTTTCTTCGCCAGGACCCAGATGTGGTTATGGTGGGGGAAATACGCGACCTGGAAACAGCGGACATTGCGGTAAAAGCTGCCCAAACCGGCCACTTGGTGCTCTCTACGGTGCATACTAACTCGGCAGCCGAAACACTCACACGATTAGCCAATATGGGCGTTTCGTCCTTCAACATTGCAAGTGCCGTTAGTTTAATTATTGCACAGCGCTTAGCGCGTAAACTTTGCCACCATTGCAAAGAGCCCATTGAAGTACCGCGTAAGGCGCTTCAAAAAGAGGGGCTAAACAATGAGGAGATTAACCAAGCCACTCTATATAAAGCCATGGGTTGTAAACACTGCACCCAAGGTTACAAAGGGCGGATTGGTATCTATGAAGTTGTTCCCATTACAGAGTCGATGCGTCAGCTCATCATGCGCGATGCTAATTCGCTAGAAATTGACCAGCAGGCCCGCAGGGAGGGCTATCCCAGTCTCCATCGCAGCGGCCTATTAAAAGTCATGCAAGGTATCACCAGCCTTGAAGAGATTAACCGCGTAAGTAAGGAATAA
- a CDS encoding pilin, translated as MQTTAKNAFRNLKQGGFTLIELMIVVAIIGVLASIAVPQYQNYVGRAQAAEAFTATAGVRTDIAVYYAENGSFLGYTSSGGNANFNQGSAGALNGQYIGEVALNGTQNGAYNVTFDAGVHDGKTITFTPLIGGVAATAGDASASANGQISGWQCASEDIGDTFLPSACR; from the coding sequence ATGCAGACAACTGCAAAAAATGCGTTTCGCAACCTCAAACAAGGCGGTTTCACGCTGATTGAGCTAATGATTGTGGTGGCAATCATCGGTGTACTGGCATCTATCGCCGTGCCGCAGTATCAAAACTATGTGGGACGTGCTCAAGCCGCAGAAGCGTTTACCGCAACAGCAGGTGTAAGAACAGATATTGCTGTTTATTACGCTGAAAATGGCTCTTTTCTCGGCTACACCTCTTCTGGCGGAAACGCTAACTTCAACCAAGGTTCTGCTGGTGCTCTTAATGGTCAGTATATCGGCGAAGTTGCGCTCAATGGGACTCAAAATGGTGCTTATAACGTCACTTTTGATGCAGGCGTCCATGATGGTAAAACAATCACTTTTACACCTTTAATTGGTGGCGTTGCCGCTACAGCAGGTGATGCGAGCGCTTCCGCTAATGGGCAGATTTCAGGGTGGCAATGCGCAAGCGAGGACATAGGTGATACATTTTTGCCTTCTGCTTGTCGCTGA
- a CDS encoding leucine-rich repeat protein, with amino-acid sequence MAKNARGFTLIELMVVVAVIGVLAAIAVPQYRDYMVRSKVTEALSLVRPYQLDVTEALAGLSAMPESQVALDAQYVASLSVNDEGTIDVTTRMTGARVDPALRFTPDSQGWVCSLTQGLPRHVPSECRATVGPYTISELDGLNYDNLNLGLQGNYTGERKEIAIPATFSGQALEQIHQDVFANAGLTSVSFDSASNLTRIHARAFQSNELTEVRLPDSLTRIDWGAFSNNSNLNRVTIGANVTTIEGNAFPGGDRFSDAYRANNGGAGTYERQQDGTWVKVTS; translated from the coding sequence GTGGCCAAAAATGCGCGCGGCTTTACGCTGATTGAGCTGATGGTAGTGGTGGCGGTGATAGGCGTATTGGCGGCGATTGCCGTGCCACAGTATCGGGACTATATGGTTCGTAGCAAAGTGACTGAGGCGCTTAGCCTTGTACGGCCTTATCAGTTGGATGTAACGGAAGCATTGGCTGGGTTATCTGCGATGCCAGAAAGCCAAGTGGCGCTTGATGCCCAGTATGTTGCATCGTTATCGGTAAATGATGAAGGTACTATTGATGTAACAACGCGCATGACGGGTGCTCGGGTTGATCCTGCATTGCGCTTCACGCCTGATAGCCAAGGTTGGGTGTGTTCACTCACCCAAGGGCTGCCTCGCCATGTGCCAAGTGAGTGCCGAGCGACGGTAGGGCCTTATACAATTTCAGAATTGGATGGGTTGAATTATGACAACTTAAATCTTGGCTTACAGGGAAATTATACCGGGGAGCGTAAAGAGATTGCGATTCCAGCGACGTTTTCAGGCCAGGCACTTGAGCAAATTCATCAAGATGTGTTCGCAAATGCTGGCTTAACATCGGTGTCGTTTGATTCTGCATCCAACTTAACGCGAATACACGCCCGTGCTTTCCAAAGTAATGAATTAACAGAGGTACGCTTGCCGGATAGCTTGACCCGAATTGATTGGGGTGCATTTAGCAATAACTCAAACCTTAATCGCGTGACAATTGGCGCTAATGTTACAACCATAGAAGGAAATGCTTTTCCAGGCGGCGATAGGTTCAGCGATGCATATAGAGCTAATAATGGTGGAGCAGGAACATATGAGAGACAGCAGGATGGTACGTGGGTGAAAGTAACGAGCTAG
- a CDS encoding anti-virulence regulator CigR family protein, with the protein MNHFLRSMLIGASALLLSSAALAQPAHAPAHGARDNASQAERHRGGEGGHRESGSRRSHRDGYVDLPRINERELLRLLRRHDAPRAEPLPPGIQRNLERGKPLPPGIAKRFDGPIARELPRYPGYEWERVGADVVLIEAATRVVVDVLVDALR; encoded by the coding sequence ATGAACCACTTTTTACGCTCTATGCTAATTGGCGCTAGCGCGTTGTTGCTAAGCAGCGCCGCGTTGGCTCAACCCGCCCATGCGCCCGCCCACGGCGCCCGTGATAACGCTTCCCAGGCAGAGCGCCACCGAGGCGGTGAGGGCGGCCATCGTGAAAGCGGTTCCCGTCGTTCCCATCGCGATGGTTATGTGGATTTGCCGCGCATTAACGAGCGCGAGCTGTTGCGCTTACTGCGCCGCCACGATGCCCCCCGTGCGGAACCGTTACCCCCTGGTATTCAGCGCAATTTAGAGCGGGGCAAGCCCTTGCCGCCCGGCATTGCTAAGCGCTTTGACGGCCCCATTGCCCGTGAGCTGCCCCGTTACCCGGGATACGAATGGGAGCGTGTTGGCGCTGATGTGGTGTTAATTGAAGCCGCGACTCGGGTGGTGGTCGATGTGTTGGTGGATGCTTTGCGCTAA
- a CDS encoding inositol monophosphatase family protein yields the protein MAVYTLEARMALAIEIAEEAGQMIRNAREQQGFSQRLKGGIELVTDVDVAVDTLISQRLEEHFPGEARLSEELSPERALHTPAEQLWVVDPIDGTVNFAQGLRHVAVSIGWMEQGVGKVGVIHAPFLGETFSAAEGLGAFCNQQSIKPSGAETLESTLVGTGFPYQKEQRKKLLPRLEAVLTGCQDVRRNGSAALDLCDVACGRLDAYYESVSPWDFVAGWVIAREAGARVGHLSEVPDGVPADLYPEQLLVTTPKVYDAMASLLKAADHA from the coding sequence ATGGCGGTTTATACCCTGGAAGCGCGGATGGCGCTGGCCATAGAGATTGCTGAAGAGGCTGGGCAGATGATTCGTAATGCCCGAGAACAGCAAGGGTTTAGCCAGCGGCTGAAAGGAGGAATCGAGCTAGTTACCGATGTAGACGTTGCCGTAGATACGCTTATTAGCCAGCGCCTGGAGGAGCACTTCCCAGGGGAGGCACGGTTGAGCGAGGAGCTAAGCCCGGAGCGTGCGCTGCATACCCCCGCCGAGCAGCTCTGGGTTGTGGACCCGATTGATGGCACGGTTAATTTTGCCCAGGGCCTGCGCCATGTGGCGGTGTCAATCGGCTGGATGGAGCAGGGGGTGGGTAAAGTAGGCGTGATACATGCGCCGTTTTTAGGTGAAACCTTTAGCGCGGCAGAGGGGCTAGGTGCATTCTGCAACCAGCAGTCTATTAAGCCGAGCGGCGCTGAGACGCTTGAAAGCACGCTGGTAGGTACCGGCTTTCCCTATCAAAAAGAGCAGCGTAAAAAACTTCTGCCACGCTTAGAAGCGGTACTCACTGGCTGTCAGGATGTCCGCCGTAATGGTTCAGCGGCACTGGACTTGTGTGATGTGGCCTGCGGTCGTTTAGATGCCTACTACGAAAGCGTATCGCCCTGGGATTTTGTGGCGGGTTGGGTCATTGCTCGCGAAGCAGGCGCGCGGGTGGGGCATTTAAGCGAAGTGCCTGACGGTGTACCGGCAGACCTCTACCCGGAGCAGTTGCTAGTAACTACCCCCAAGGTTTACGACGCCATGGCGTCCTTATTAAAAGCAGCCGACCACGCGTAA